The Candidatus Binatia bacterium genome segment TGCGCCCACCCTTTACCTCGATGGTGTAGCCCTCGTCCTTGAAGAGTGGATCGTCGCCGGATTTTGGCTCAAGACGTCTGAGTTGAATCGTACCCGGAGCGGCGGCGCCAATCGTGGGCTTGCGTCCGCTAGTGCGCTCGATTTCTTCCGCCAGCATTTCGGCGGCGATGCGGTCCGCCTTGGCGTGCTTGGCGGTCAGCGCAATTCGAGTGGCGGAGGTGACCGTGACCTTGCCCGGTCCCAGTTCGACCTGCTTGGGATACGGAATGAGCTTGAGCTGCTGGGCATGGACGGCGGCGGAGCAGAGAAGGGCGGCGAGAATAAGAACGCGTTTGTGTTTCATAAGAAATTGCCAGCCTATGCGCCCGCCAACGCCGGCGTCAAGGAAGCGCCGAGCCTCACGCGAGTGAGTGACGCGCATCACGGACTGACGTGAAGTTCGGGGACAGACTGTCGGCAGAGGTGGATTATGCCGATCCTCATCATGGCGCTGCTCGCGCTCGCTGTGTTCCTGGTCATGGGGCTGATGTTGTTTTACGCCGCCTACGCGGAAGCGCACACCCCGCACCCGAACCAGGAGCCTGCCTCCAAGACCTCCGCCCGCTGACGCGGCGCTTACCCTGCTTGATCGCATGACCGGCGCGATTCTCGCCAAACCCGGCTGATCCTGTCGCACAGTGTGCTGCACCTCACAAGGGATTGTGACCGGCGTCACGGCCCGGGTGTCCATGCCTTGGCTACTGTAAAGACAAGGAGCACCACCCGGTCGTGCGATCAGGCGGCGCCCACAAAAACCCAGACACGAGGAAGAAAATGGCCTACGTAATCACGGATACCTGTATTAAAGATTCGCTCTGCGTGGACGCCTGCCCCACCGACTGCATTCATCCGAAACAGGACGAGCCGGCTTTCGAGACATCGACGCAAATGTACGTCAACGCCGAGGAGTGCATCGACTGCGGCGCCTGCGTCCCGGCTTGCACCAGCAATTCGATCTTCCCGCTCGACGAAGTGCCGGACGAGAAGAAAGTTTTCATCGAGAAGAACGCCGCTTTCTACGCGAACGCCTGAGCTCCCCCCGCACTAATAAGGAAGCCGCTCGACGAGAGCGGCTTCTTCTATTTAGGCCGGGTATATCGGTAAGTAAGTGGTACAACGCATCGGGATACCGAAGTACCGAAATACCCGACTCACGCCACCGGCACGCTGGCCTTCTTGCGGAATACCTCGCCCATGCGCTTGATTTCGGCGCCGACGCCGCGCAGCTTTTCCTCGATTCGCTCGTAACCGCGGTCGATGTGGTACACGCGGTCAATGATGGTTTCACCGTCGGCGACCAGCGCAGCCAATACCAGCGATGCGGACGCGCGCAGGTCGCTGGCGAGCACGGCGGCGGCGCTGAGCGGGGTCTTCCCGCGGACGATGGCGCGCCGCCCCTCGATCTTGATGTTGGCGCCCATGCGCACCAGTTCCTGCGCGTGCATGAATCGGTTTTCGAAGATGTTTTCTACGATGACCGAGGTGCCCTCGGCCTGCGTCATCAGCGTCATGTACTGCGCCTGCATGTCGGTGGCGAAGCCGGGATATTCCTCGGTATTCATGTCCGCCGGTTGGAACGGGCCCTCGCCCGTCACGCGCACTGAATCCCCGTTGATGCGGATCTTGACGCCGACCTCTTCCAGCTTCTGCAGCAGCGCCGACTGGTGCTCGACCACCAGGCTGCTGACGTTGAGGTCGCCGCCGGTCATCGCGCCCGCGAGGATAAAGGTACCGGCCTCGATGCGGTCGGGAATGATGCGGTGGCGAGCGCCGTGCAGCTTCTCGACGCCCTGCACGCGGATGGTGGAAGTGCCCGCGCCTTCGATTTTCGCGCCCATCTTGTTGAGCAGCGCCGCCAGGTCGGCGACCTCCGGCTCGCGCGCGCAGTTCTCCATCACGGTCTCGCCCTCCGCGAGGGTGGCGGCCATGAGCAGGTCTTCGGTGCCGGTGACGGTGATCTTGTCGAAGCTGATTCGCGCTCCCGTGAGCCGCTTGGCGCGGGCGACGATGTAGCCGTGCTCGGTGGTGATCTCCGCGCCCAGGCGTTCCAGCCCCTTGATGTGCAGGTCGATCGGACGCGCGCCGATGGCGCATCCGCCGGGCATGGAAACGCGCGCTTCGCCGCATCGCGCGATGAGCGGGCCGAGCACGAGCGTGGAGGCGCGCATGGTTTTCACCAGTTCGTACGCCGCTTCCGGTTTCGGAGTGCGCCCGACGCAAATCGTCGTTCGGTGCTGGGCTCGTCCGTAGCCAAGCTCGACTTCGGCGCCCATGCTGGCCAGCAGGCGCCGCGTGGTTTCGATGTCGCGCACTTGGGGAATGTTTTCGAGGATGATGGGCTCTTCGGTGAGCAGCGCCGCCGCCATGGCGGGAAGGGCCGCGTTCTTGGCGCCGCTGACCCGAATTGTGCCGAGCAGCGGGTTGCCCCCGCGAATTACGAACTTATCCATAAAGGCTTCAGGCTCCGGGCTTCAGGCGTCAGGACGCCCGAGCCGTATGCGT includes the following:
- a CDS encoding ferredoxin family protein, with the translated sequence MAYVITDTCIKDSLCVDACPTDCIHPKQDEPAFETSTQMYVNAEECIDCGACVPACTSNSIFPLDEVPDEKKVFIEKNAAFYANA
- the murA gene encoding UDP-N-acetylglucosamine 1-carboxyvinyltransferase produces the protein MDKFVIRGGNPLLGTIRVSGAKNAALPAMAAALLTEEPIILENIPQVRDIETTRRLLASMGAEVELGYGRAQHRTTICVGRTPKPEAAYELVKTMRASTLVLGPLIARCGEARVSMPGGCAIGARPIDLHIKGLERLGAEITTEHGYIVARAKRLTGARISFDKITVTGTEDLLMAATLAEGETVMENCAREPEVADLAALLNKMGAKIEGAGTSTIRVQGVEKLHGARHRIIPDRIEAGTFILAGAMTGGDLNVSSLVVEHQSALLQKLEEVGVKIRINGDSVRVTGEGPFQPADMNTEEYPGFATDMQAQYMTLMTQAEGTSVIVENIFENRFMHAQELVRMGANIKIEGRRAIVRGKTPLSAAAVLASDLRASASLVLAALVADGETIIDRVYHIDRGYERIEEKLRGVGAEIKRMGEVFRKKASVPVA